The Spiroplasma citri genomic sequence CTAAAAAATCAATAATTTTACGGGCTTTTTCCCGTTTTGTCGCATCACCTTTTGCTGGTCCTGATGAAGTTGTTTCATTAGTACCTTTTTTTGCTTTAAAATCAGCTTTAGTATATAGTTTTGTGGCGCCATCACGACCCGGAATTTGAACTTCTCCATATTTAATTGCGAAGTAGAAAGCTGAAAAATAAATTCCAATATATGGAATTCCAACTGCAAGAATTCAATAGAAGTTTGTTCCTTTTCCACCAACAAATGGAATAATACCAAATACAATAAAGTCAATAAATCCACCCGATACGGTCATTGATGTATGTACATGTAATAATCCCATTAACATAAATGAAATTGCACACAATGGCATATGAACACCATAAAATAACCATGGTGCTACAAATAAGAAAGTAAATTCAATTGGTTCAGTAATTCCTGTTAAGAAACAAGTAAAGGCTGCTGAAAAATAAATTCCCATTACTGGTTTTCGATTTTCTTTTGGAACACTAAAGTACATTCCTGCTGCTGCTGCTGGTAAACCAAACATCATAAATGGAAACTTACCAGTTTGGAATCGTCCTAAATTTAACCCCATATGTTGAACCATTGTGAAGGTAATTTTTGGATCAGCAATAACTTTATACATAATTGTTTGATCACCAACTGCTGCTATTGTTGAAGCATTTAGTTCTGATACTCATCTAGTAATTGCTGCCTGTGCTGTTCCAACTGTAATTGTATTTAAATCAATATTAGCATCAATATAATTTAGCTCTTGTAAATCCTTAAGAAAAGCCATATAACTTAAAGAATCTTTTGAAACATTAGCGATTAAATCTGCCATACTTCCTCCCGCTTGTGTTCATCATAATGGTGAATAAAAGACATGATGCAAGCCAAATGGCACTAATGATCGTTCAAAAATCTCAAAAATTAAAGAATCTAACCCTATTGGTAATTTTCCTGAGTTATTTCCGAATCATGCTAACCCAGTACCAATTAATGGTCAAATAAACATAAAAATAAAAGCTAATGGAATTACTGCCATAAACGTAATAATTGGAACTAATTTTGTTCCACTAAAAAAAATTAACGCTGAAGGTAATTGTGTTTTATGAAAACGATTATAAGCGAAAGCTGCAATTGCTCCAACAAAAATTCCTCCAAAAACACCAGTATTTAATGAATTAATTCCTAAATTAGAAGTCAATAGTTTATTTTGAACTGCTCATGTTTGGCCAGTATAAAATAACAAATTAAATTGATCAGTTACTCGTACTGAACTAACAATTGTGACAGTAACATTCCCTTTAACTAATTCTTTATAAATATCACTGGTTCTCATTCATGCTAATAATTCATCACCCGTTAGTAAAGTTGTGTTGGCTGATGTGACACCATCAACAGTTAATCCCATAATTGGTGAAGCACCCCCTTCAATATTAACAACATATTGAATATGAGCATATGCCTCATTTAATAATGACAACTGAATTGCATTAAAAACTAAAAACCCAACTACGGAAGTTAATGCTGCTACTCCAGCATCTTCCGTATAAGCCATTGCAACAGAAATACAAAATAATACTGGTAAATTACCAAAAGCAATATCTCCCATTTTATTTAAAAAATTTCCAAAGTATCAAGCTGCTGAAGCAGGATCAACTTTTGATGAAATAGTTGCACCAACTCCTAAAAAGATTCCAGCAATTGGTAACAACGCAATTGGTAATAGAAATGCTTTACTTAATTTACTTAAAGTCCCCATTGTCCTTTGATTTGATTGTTTCCATCAAGCCTTTGACATAAAAGGTTTAAGCTTGGCTTTCTCATTCATTTTTAATTTCTCCTTTTAAATTAATAGTTACTAGTATAATTATAGAATTTAACTAACTAAAAGTTAAGTTAATTACTACAAAGTAAAAAGTTTTTTTCATTTTTTTAAAATAATGACAATTTTATAAAACCAATAGAAAAAGAGCGGAAAGACTAATAACATAACAAAAAAAAGCACTATATAACGCAATATTACGTTTAATATAATTCCATAAATCTAAATTTTTATTATTTTTAGCATAATAATCTCCGCTATTAACTAATCGTTTCTTTTGGAAAATTCAAATAATTAACAATATTGTCCCCACAAGAATTCCAAAAAATAAAATTGATAAATAGGTAATATGTTGTGGCGATAAACTTAACATAATTGTATTTTTTACTCTTTCTATTAAAATAACTTGCTTATATTTGGATTTTTATATAAATTTTCATTATTTTATAATTATATTATAGAATAATTTTATTTAAAAATATGAAAATTATGCATATTTTAATAAATTAACAAATTATTTTCTACTTTATTATTCGCATAATATGTTGTAAAATAGAATTAGTTGATATTATGAAAATAATTTTCATGGTGAAGTTGATGAAAGGAGTTTCTATGTTGTCTCTGTTAACATATGATAAAAATACTTTGACTGATACTGAAATATCAGTTATTAAACAAATTTTTCAAAATCCTTTGCTATTTACTAGTAAAACAATAACTGAATTGGCAAAAACTTATTATGTCAGTGAATCAACTATTACACGAATGGCGAAACACTTAGGATTTAAAAACATTAAAGAATTACAAATGCATATTTATGAACGATTAAATTTTCTAAACAAAAATTACGAAACTAATGAAACGATGAATTTAAAAGATATCGCTAACAATATGCGTGTCTATTATTCTTATAGTATCCATGAAACAATTGACAATATTGATTTAGAAGTCTTAGACCGACTAATTAATGATATTGTTCTTAAAAAACGAATTTTCGCCTTTGGCATTGGTGCATCATTTCTTGCTTGCCGCGTGTTACATAGTAACCTAAATATGATTGGTTATAACTGTTATACAACAGAAAATATTCATTCATTAATGGTTACTCTCTCAAATGCCGAAGCCGATGATTTAATTATTATTTTTAGTAAATCAGGAAAGACAAATGAGGTCGTTAATATCATTAATTTAGCAAATAAACTCAACATTGATGTTGCTTTAGTTACTAATAATCCTAACATTGATGAATTATATAAAATTAAACATAAAATTTTATTTGAAGTTCATACAAAAGAAAATGAGCGTTTTCCAGCATTATCTTCTAAAATTGTTCAAATTTTAATATCTGATATTATTTTTCGAAGTTTATTAAAAATTCATCCAAATTTAGAAAATAAAATCAAAGCGGCTAATGCAATTACCGAAGATTACAATCAAAGTGGTAATAAAAATAAAGACTCTTAATTAGTGAACATCTATAATAAAGTAAACTCTTAAAAAGAGTTTAATATTTTATTAGGAGATGTTCTTTTATTATTATGGGAAAATGATACACAAAAGAAGAAAAAATAAAAATTATTAAATATTATCATAAAAATGGGTATATGAATACAATAAAAAAAATTACTATTGCAAAGGAAACTTTAAGCAGATGAATTAAAATCACAAATGAAGATAATTTAATTCCTGGAAAGGGTCCTCAGTCAAAGGGAGTTCGCAGACTAGGACGACCTAAAACTATTGATTTTAATAGTATGAGTAAAGAGGAACTAATTAAATATATATAGAAATGATACAAGATATAAAAAAGTATTTAACCAAATCGAAGAAAATGAAATTTTGAGCGGTTTGGTCCTTGAAAAAAAATACACGATTAAATATTTAACTCATATTTTAAATATTTCTAAATCAGTGTATATTATAAGTGATTTAACAATGGTATGCAAAAATTTAATAAGTGAGATTCAAAATTAGCTAAATTAATTAAAATATCATTTTTGAAATTTAATAAAATTTATGGTTATAAAATTCTAACTTTGATAATTAATAAAATTGAATTATGTAAAATGAAGTGCAACAAATCTTTATTAATTAAATAATATAATAAAAATTACAAAAATCAAACATAAATTTATAAAAATTAAAAATATTTTAATTTTTATTTTATTTTTATCCATACGTATAATGTACGATGAAGCTCCAAAAAAGCAACTCTTGTTAAAGGGTTGTTTTTTTATTTGAAATAAAACAACTCCTAAAAGGAGGTAATGATAATTAAACAACAAAAAATATGTGATGTTAATGATTGTTATAAATTATCATCATTCATCAACGAAGAATTTGTATCAAATAAAGTTTTATGAACTTGTGAAAAACATAGAAATTTATTGAATAAAGTAAAAGATAAAACACAAAAGCAATTTTATCAAAAACTAGAAAATTCAAAAATTATCTTTGATTATGAAACTGGTTCTTTAAAACTTTGATTTTATAAAACAACTTAATGCAGAGTGGGACGGTTATTTTAAATAACTAAGTGCTTCCATAAGAACATGAGTATTAACTCATTCCCACAGCCGTCCGAGGCAAGTACTGAAATAGTGTATGAGAAAAAATGTAAATCGGCGTTGGTTATTATTTTTAATAACTTGCGATAGTGGTGATGTGTCCAAGGCTAACATCGAACCACAATAAAAATAGAGATGGTGACACAAACAATTAAATTTGCGATTAGCATTCGGTCCTTCATATGGGTGCAAGTAAATTTAATTTCAAAAACTGAGCGTCAAATCCCAGAGCGAAAGCACAAATGGGCACGGAAGAAGGAAGACATATATGTCTGGCGTCTAATTTAAAAATATAGTTGCAGATTTTTAATAGATGCTAAAACAAAGATAATAATGCCTCCGCTCACCCCCAGTGAAGCGGAAGGCAAAGTAAATTAAATATAACTAATTCTCGCTTTGGAACTTTCACTTGGGAGTGAGTTCCAGCGAGTTAAAGATAGGAGAAACAATGATGGAATATAAAAGTAAATATATTAATAAAACTTGAGATGAAATAACAACATCATTTGATTGAGTTAATTGCCAACCTATTGATTGTCGTATTTCACATCATAAAAAACATTATGATTTGCAATGTTTAGAATGAGCAAAAATGTACTTAAATTTATTTAAAGACAAGTGAAATCTTATTGCGTCTTATATGGAACATTACAAAATTAAAGATATTTTAGATTTAGCATCAGATGGATGAAAAATATTACAATTTGAGAAAAAAATAAAAGGAATAATTTAGGAGGTAAAGATGAAAAAGAATAGTTGTCTTAAAAAAGATATTGAGGTTATTGCTTTAAATGTGATAAACAAAATAAATATATCCTTACACACAATGAAAGATTGCATAAAAAAGATTGGGGTATAAAAATATAAAGAAATTAAATAAGAATAATTAAACCATTTACTAAAATGGTTTTTTTATTTAAAAAAACCTAAAATAACTAATTGATTCAAAACAAGGACAGCATCTTTAAATATTTATAATTTTAAAATAATAAAAAAGTTGTTTCCTTTCTGAAAAAAACCATATTAAATTAAGAAATTATTAAATAATCCATATATCTACTTAGTAAAGGTGTTGTCCTTGTTTTGTTTCACTTAGTTATATTAATAAATCAATCGTTAAATATTAGATTGGAGAAACTAAAAATGGAAAAAATCAATATTATGATTAGATGCAGTAAGTGCGGAATGCCAAAGCGAATTCATAAAGTTAAACATCGCGGAAAAACAGAATGATTTGAAGATATTTATTATAGTCAATATTAAATTTGATTTATAAAAATGAAAATTATTAAACAACAAAAAATATGTGATGTTATTAATTGTTATAAATTATCATCATTTATCACCGAAGAATTTGAAACAAATAAAATTTTATGAACTTGTCAAAATCACAAAGTTTTATTAAATCAAATTAAGTATATAAACAAAGAAAAAATTTGACTTTATAATAATTTGGAAAATTCAAGGATAGATTCTGATTGAAAAACTGGGTATTTAAAAATCTTTTTTAGTAAAATTAAATAATTCTAATATAACAAGATGAATAACTCATCTATGGCACACTAGTTATGTTATTTGATTTATTAATTTTAATTTTATATTTCTTTTATTAAACTTGTTAATAGTATTTTTCAGTGTGCCAATTTTTACTATTTTATATTTTTAATAATGTTAATAACAATGTTTATTAAACAATAAATAAACTATAGATAAACAATATATAAACATTAAATAAACAATAGATAAACATTAAATATAACAATGTTTATTAAACAAAGGAGTGTGATTAATTATGTTAGGAATTTGAATATTTTTTTTAAAACGTAAATGTCAAATTTGTCATTCTATTTTGAATAAAAAAATTGTTGGTAGTTTGTATTTTAAGTTAAATGTTTGTTCAATGCAGTGTAACCGAAAGCGAGTTGATTTGAGTAATGTATCAGAAACCAAGTTATAAGAAAAATATTAACGTAGAAAATTGCTTTATTCGAAGAGAATTTATAGTTTTTAGAACAGATAAAGCTTCATTTATAAATTTACCTAATCATAATCGTCATATTGGTTTTTGATTGAGTAATAAGTTTATTTATCCGAGTGAAAAAAATTGTAATCAAGTAGCAATCGGTTTGATTTATGATAATTATTATCCTATTGTAAAATATGATGAAAATTTAAAGCGTAATATTTGAAAGAGTTTAACTGGAACCGAATTAATTAATTTATATAATCAATATAAACAAAATTACTCTACTAAAATGAAAAAAGCGTTATTTTCAAGTGAACCTAAAAAAGTAAAAACAAATAAAAATAATTTAACAAATTTAAGTGTTGAAAAAGAACAAGAATTAATTAATGATTTGAAAGACTTAAATTAAATGAGTTTATATGATTATTGAGTTCAATTTGTTAGTTATATTATTGGTGCAAATGCCCCTGAGTTTTTATATGTTATATCTTTTGTGTTATTTGTTGTTTTATTTTTTGGAATGTTTTTTAAACTTATTCAAAAAATATGGAGTTTTTAAAAATGCAAAATGATTGAATTAAATTAAAAGAGTTTTTTATTCATATATTTTTGTTTATCGATAAAACGAATGTTGAAAGTATTACAATGTGGAATTTAACGCAAAATGAATATTTAACCTTGATGGTTGGTGTTTGAGTTGTGATTTTGTTTTTAACTTGGTTTTTCTTGTGAATGGTTTTTAAGATAGTTGGGTATTTTAAATAATGAAAAAATTTATATTTTTCTTTAAAAACTATTGTTATATTAGTGGTTCAATGCTTTTGTTTAGTTTAATTGATTTATTACTTTGGTTAATTTCTTTGTATTGTGTTGGTTTAGTATTTTGAATATTATTTGCTTTGCAATGTGTATATTTTGTGTGATGATTGTAAAAAAATATTTTTTATCAGTTAAATTCTTTTGGGTTAGTAAATTTTGTTTGAGATAATCCGTTATCGGTAATTATTGGTAAGTTAGGAACTGGTAAAACATTACTTTTAACTTATTTGTCGCAAACTATGAAATTATTGACAGATGAAATTTATAGTAATTATCCCTTAGAAGATGATAAAGTTAAAGTTTTAACATTTAAAAATTTAGATTTTACTGATAGAACAAAACCCGTTCCCCTAGATGATAGTGTTATTTTATTTGATGAAAGTTATTTATATATTGACGGAACTAGTCCTCACGATGAAAAAAAAGTTCATAGTGGTAAAATACCGTGAATTGTTTTAGCGAGACATTTTGGACATCGTGCGTTGTTTACTGCTCAGCGTGAGGGTATGATTTGAAATAATATTCGCCAGTTAGCAAGTGGAATTATTATTCCAATTTCATTGAAAAAACCCGTTGCTAAAAAAGGATTTAATTTTTTTAATCGTTTCTTTATTATGCGAATTGGGATTTTCCAAGATATAACGGATTATGAAATTTGAAAAACAAAATCAGTAGAACGAACAGCAGAAGGTAAAAGAGCAAAACATAAGTCGGATGTTGGGTTAGGAATTCGGTTTTTTAAAATAATAATTCCCCTTGAATTTGCTAATAAGTATGATAGTGAATGGTTAAAGTTTGTACGTGATTTAAAGAATGATGAAATTGTTAATGAAAAATTTTATTATTGATCGGAAATCACAAAATTAAGCGTTAAAGAACGATTGGAGTTATTTGATATTGATATTTTGAAAAAGAATTTAAAACCTAAAAAAGAGAAAGGAAATAGTAAAGATGATTAATTTATTAGTTGAAAATAATAATAGTAATTGAGACAAGATTTTTAGTTTTGTTTTTGATATATTTTTGTTTATTTTTGATGTAATTTGAAATACAAAATTACCGATGACAAATACGTCAATTGCTTATTTTTTAATCTTTTTTATGGTTATTAAGTTATCGATTTATGCAATTCACGGGACATCAACACAATATAATAATTTAGGTTCGACAGTTAATAATGGTGTTTCGCAAGTATATTCGTCAACTGTACGAAAAGGTATTAATGTTGGTAAAAATGTTTATCAAAATAGTAATAAGCAGCAAGTTAAACGAGAAATTAAGCGTCAAAATGTTAGACAACAAGCAAAATTTAAAAGAGGTGTTAAGTAATGATTAAATTAGTTTTATTGGTGGCGGCGATTGCGATATTTGGAACTGGTTTTATTACTGTTATTATTAATCAATTTACATCAGCAAAAAATATTATTATGGATTTATATAATTCTGATACTTGGTTGATTTGATTATTTGGTAGAATGGCAGTTTTGTTTAGTCATCCGTTAATGTTAACAATATCGAGTTTATATATTGTTGGGTTTATTGTTTCAAAAACATTGTATAGTTAGGAGTTGAGTTTATGAAAAAATCGTTATCTTTATTTGCCATATTTATTTTAACTTTTTTGGGTTTGGTTATTCCCCATTTATTACTTTAACGGCGTTTAGACCCTTAAATGAGGAGCAATATACGCTTAAACAAGAAAGTAGTACTGGTAAAGGTATTAATGAAACTGATTTTATTAATACAATGTTTTTACGCAGTAGTTTTTTTGAAAATTGATCGGAGACAAATTATTTTATTAATCCAACTTTAAAAACATCAAAAAATTTATTGTTTAATGATAAATGGTATTTAGATTTTTTACAAGATAGTTATTCAACCGGAGTTGTTTATGATAAACCTGGTGAAATATTTTTGAATTATTATCGACAATGACATAGTTTAAAAAATAAGTATATGGTTGAAAAATTTTATGATGTTAAAAAGGAGAATTTTTTGGATGATTTAACTGATTTTATTTATGCTTTTGCTGTAAAATATAAGATGTTTGATGTATCGAAAGAAATTGT encodes the following:
- a CDS encoding PTS transporter subunit EIIC, translated to MNEKAKLKPFMSKAWWKQSNQRTMGTLSKLSKAFLLPIALLPIAGIFLGVGATISSKVDPASAAWYFGNFLNKMGDIAFGNLPVLFCISVAMAYTEDAGVAALTSVVGFLVFNAIQLSLLNEAYAHIQYVVNIEGGASPIMGLTVDGVTSANTTLLTGDELLAWMRTSDIYKELVKGNVTVTIVSSVRVTDQFNLLFYTGQTWAVQNKLLTSNLGINSLNTGVFGGIFVGAIAAFAYNRFHKTQLPSALIFFSGTKLVPIITFMAVIPLAFIFMFIWPLIGTGLAWFGNNSGKLPIGLDSLIFEIFERSLVPFGLHHVFYSPLWWTQAGGSMADLIANVSKDSLSYMAFLKDLQELNYIDANIDLNTITVGTAQAAITRWVSELNASTIAAVGDQTIMYKVIADPKITFTMVQHMGLNLGRFQTGKFPFMMFGLPAAAAGMYFSVPKENRKPVMGIYFSAAFTCFLTGITEPIEFTFLFVAPWLFYGVHMPLCAISFMLMGLLHVHTSMTVSGGFIDFIVFGIIPFVGGKGTNFYWILAVGIPYIGIYFSAFYFAIKYGEVQIPGRDGATKLYTKADFKAKKGTNETTSSGPAKGDATKREKARKIIDFLGGADNITAVDSCASRLRITVVDSKLVNQDGIQALGGSAGMLIRGQSVQIIYGGEQEVIKPYMRELLAEMRNNKETPKLNSKQG
- a CDS encoding MurR/RpiR family transcriptional regulator; protein product: MLSLLTYDKNTLTDTEISVIKQIFQNPLLFTSKTITELAKTYYVSESTITRMAKHLGFKNIKELQMHIYERLNFLNKNYETNETMNLKDIANNMRVYYSYSIHETIDNIDLEVLDRLINDIVLKKRIFAFGIGASFLACRVLHSNLNMIGYNCYTTENIHSLMVTLSNAEADDLIIIFSKSGKTNEVVNIINLANKLNIDVALVTNNPNIDELYKIKHKILFEVHTKENERFPALSSKIVQILISDIIFRSLLKIHPNLENKIKAANAITEDYNQSGNKNKDS
- a CDS encoding DUF3627 domain-containing protein, whose protein sequence is MYQKPSYKKNINVENCFIRREFIVFRTDKASFINLPNHNRHIGFWLSNKFIYPSEKNCNQVAIGLIYDNYYPIVKYDENLKRNIWKSLTGTELINLYNQYKQNYSTKMKKALFSSEPKKVKTNKNNLTNLSVEKEQELINDLKDLN
- a CDS encoding DUF2649 domain-containing protein, which codes for MQNDWIKLKEFFIHIFLFIDKTNVESITMWNLTQNEYLTLMVGVWVVILFLTWFFLWMVFKIVGYFK
- a CDS encoding spiroplasma phage ORF1-like family protein — translated: MLGLLFQKHCIVRSWVYEKIVIFICHIYFNFFGFGYSPFITLTAFRPLNEEQYTLKQESSTGKGINETDFINTMFLRSSFFENWSETNYFINPTLKTSKNLLFNDKWYLDFLQDSYSTGVVYDKPGEIFLNYYRQWHSLKNKYMVEKFYDVKKENFLDDLTDFIYAFAVKYKMFDVSKEIVENVDRYKENHYPRVKLNQDNWKLIDSSLNNIQKEFEKYNDKWYFIIWKRGNSSHWIWQSMFFKYDESAPRMTGAWLSSIKSIYRWDNTNKPKKIEFNESTGEITDWKEQKRN